The sequence CACGACGCTCTGGGGCTGACGCTGTCCTACGGCCATGTCGAGTGCCTGCACGACGAGCTCCGTCTTGAGGTGGCCAGCCATGGCCCAGCCGACGACTTTGCGGCTCCATGCGTCGAGGACGACGGCGAGGTAGAGGAAGCCGGCGTGCGTAGGGATGTACGTGATGTCAGCAACCCAGAGCTGGTCGGGTCCAGGGGCCACGAATTTGCGGTCGACCAGGTCGGGAGCAGGGCGTGCGCGCTCGTCGCGTGTCGTGGTGACGCACCACCTGCGGCGACTGACGCCCTCAAGGCCCGCTACCCGCATGAGACGGGCGATTCGCTTGCGCCCGATATGCATCCCCTCCGCCGCGAGTTCGGCGTGGATGCGCGGCACGCCGTAGGTGCCGTCGCTCATCGCGTGGATGGCGCGAATGCGCTCGCTGAGGGCCGCGTCCGCAACCGCGCGCTTCGAGGGCAGGCGCGTCCGCCACGCGTGGTAGCCGCTCTCAGACACCTCCAGCACACGGCAGAGCGTCGTGATGCTGTGGACGGCCTGGTTCGCCTTCACGAGTCGGTACGCCGCTTGGGCGTCGCCACGGACTCCTGCGCGAACCAGGCCGCAGCTTTTTTTAGGATGTCACGCTCCTCGCGCAGCACCCGCACCTCGCGCCGCAGTCGCTCAAGCTCGGCGCGCTCATCCGAGGCGGTACTGCTCACCCTCGGAGCTGGTCTGCTCTCCTCCGTGCTGCTGGGGGCGTCACGGCTGCTCCCCTCCAACTGTTTCTTCCAGTTGCGGATGCTCTGCTCGGTGCAGCCAAACTCTCTTGCGAGACTCTTGCCAGACCTGCCGGCCTTCAGCAGTTCGACGACCCGCTCACGGAACTCCGGCGGGTATGGGGGGCGTGACTTCGGCATCGTGGGACCCTTTTCGCACAGCGGGTGGGACTCCACGAAACCGGGGCAACTTCA comes from Corallococcus exiguus and encodes:
- a CDS encoding IS3 family transposase (programmed frameshift) encodes the protein MPKSRPPYPPEFRERVVELLKAGRSGKSLAREFGCTEQSIRNWKKQLEGSSRDAPSSTEESRPAPRVSSTASDERAELERLRREVRVLREERDIPKKSCGLVRAGVRGDAQAAYRLVKANQAVHSITTLCRVLEVSESGYHAWRTRLPSKRAVADAALSERIRAIHAMSDGTYGVPRIHAELAAEGMHIGRKRIARLMRVAGLEGVSRRRWCVTTTRDERARPAPDLVDRKFVAPGPDQLWVADITYIPTHAGFLYLAVVLDAWSRKVVGWAMAGHLKTELVVQALDMAVGQRQPQSVVHHSDQGTQYTSIGFGLRCKEAGVRPSMGSVGDAYDNAMCESFFATLECELLARRRFTTHAEARMAVFRFLEGWYNPLRRHSALDYESPAGYEKKHRAAA